A single region of the Lactobacillus xylocopicola genome encodes:
- a CDS encoding PTS mannose/fructose/sorbose/N-acetylgalactosamine transporter subunit IIC produces the protein MAWWQILLLTLYAGLEILDELQIYSSLNTPVGAGLIAGLIMGDMGTGLVIGASMQLMVLGVGTFGGASKIDATTGTVLATAFSVSVKGMSPQTAISSIAVPVAAIMVELDVLARFANTYFSHRIDHLIDQDHINYKAVERNVLYGALPWSLSRAIPVFIALAFGQKLVQTIANALNGDLMWLGTGLTVAGATLPAVGFAILLRYLPIKKHAAYLILGFTVTTLFSVLFSGLQALGAGVSAVNKGFTTAFVGLPMLAIAMIGLALAILHYKSIIGGNGGTGQKVVSQNVSSDVNNEGEITDDEL, from the coding sequence ACTGCTTACTTTGTATGCGGGTTTAGAAATTCTCGATGAGTTACAAATATACTCATCATTAAACACTCCAGTGGGAGCCGGGCTAATCGCTGGCCTGATTATGGGTGATATGGGTACCGGTTTAGTGATTGGTGCCTCAATGCAGTTGATGGTTTTAGGTGTTGGTACCTTCGGTGGGGCTTCAAAAATTGATGCAACGACCGGGACGGTCTTGGCAACAGCCTTTTCAGTCAGTGTTAAGGGCATGAGTCCACAAACGGCAATCTCGTCAATTGCGGTCCCAGTTGCCGCAATTATGGTTGAATTAGATGTTTTGGCCAGGTTTGCCAATACTTACTTTTCACACCGGATTGATCACTTAATTGATCAAGACCACATTAATTACAAGGCGGTTGAACGCAATGTTCTCTATGGTGCCCTTCCTTGGTCACTATCACGTGCTATTCCAGTCTTTATCGCTTTAGCTTTTGGCCAAAAGTTAGTCCAAACGATTGCCAATGCGTTAAACGGTGACTTAATGTGGCTTGGCACTGGTCTAACAGTGGCTGGGGCAACCTTACCAGCTGTTGGTTTTGCAATTTTGCTGCGTTACTTACCTATCAAGAAACATGCAGCATACTTAATTCTTGGTTTTACGGTAACGACTCTGTTCTCAGTTCTATTTTCTGGCCTGCAAGCTTTGGGCGCTGGCGTCTCAGCTGTTAACAAGGGCTTTACAACTGCCTTTGTTGGTTTGCCAATGCTAGCAATCGCAATGATTGGACTTGCTTTAGCAATTCTACACTATAAGAGTATTATCGGTGGCAATGGTGGTACTGGCCAAAAGGTAGTAAGTCAAAATGTAAGTTCAGATGTTAATAATGAGGGAGAGATTACTGATGACGAACTCTAA
- a CDS encoding PTS system mannose/fructose/sorbose family transporter subunit IID: MTNSKPKYQLTDDDFKQINRRSLFGYQLGWNYERMQNSGYLYTILPQLRKIYGDDTPELREMMKTHMQFFNTSNFFNTIITGIDLAVEENEGIKGKDTVTSVKVGLMGSFAAIGDSIFASLIPTIFGALAASMAAQGNPIGVVIWVVACLLICVFRWQQLHFAYKQGVSLVTDMRDQLNALTDSATVMGVFMVGALVATMVNIKFAWVPQIGKVSMNIQNNLDMIIPKLLPALVVAFVYWLLGKKGMTSTKAILIVLVLCVILGGTGVIAKM; the protein is encoded by the coding sequence ATGACGAACTCTAAACCAAAATATCAGTTGACAGATGATGACTTTAAACAAATTAACCGGAGGTCTCTGTTTGGTTACCAGTTAGGCTGGAACTATGAAAGAATGCAGAACAGTGGCTACCTGTACACAATTTTGCCACAATTGCGGAAAATCTATGGTGATGATACCCCTGAATTAAGAGAAATGATGAAGACGCATATGCAGTTCTTCAACACTTCCAACTTCTTCAACACGATTATCACGGGTATTGACCTTGCGGTTGAAGAGAATGAAGGAATTAAGGGTAAGGACACTGTTACCAGTGTTAAAGTTGGTTTGATGGGCTCCTTTGCCGCTATTGGCGACTCGATCTTTGCTTCCTTGATTCCAACTATCTTTGGTGCCTTAGCTGCTTCAATGGCCGCTCAAGGCAATCCGATTGGCGTTGTCATTTGGGTAGTTGCCTGCCTCTTGATCTGTGTGTTCCGGTGGCAACAATTGCACTTTGCCTATAAGCAAGGTGTGTCACTGGTTACGGATATGCGGGACCAATTAAATGCTTTAACAGACTCAGCTACAGTTATGGGTGTATTCATGGTCGGTGCTTTAGTAGCGACGATGGTTAATATTAAATTTGCCTGGGTACCACAAATCGGCAAGGTTTCGATGAATATCCAAAACAACTTAGATATGATTATTCCAAAACTGCTGCCAGCTTTAGTCGTGGCATTTGTTTATTGGCTACTAGGTAAGAAGGGAATGACCTCAACCAAGGCGATCTTAATTGTGTTAGTCCTCTGTGTCATTCTTGGCGGAACTGGCGTGATTGCCAAAATGTAG
- a CDS encoding PTS sugar transporter subunit IIA — MAEKELILISHGTMAEGLKASAELIMGEQEHIRTVCLLPSEGPEDFKKKFEEQTAGMNPEDLTVFADLMGGTPANVVSRMIMDGQKIHLISGMNLPLVIEWLNSQMNGMESDYLTAGKAGMVDVTEMLAKM, encoded by the coding sequence ATGGCAGAAAAAGAATTAATTTTAATTAGTCACGGAACAATGGCAGAAGGCTTAAAAGCCAGTGCTGAACTGATTATGGGTGAACAGGAGCATATTCGCACGGTTTGCTTATTACCTTCTGAAGGACCAGAAGATTTCAAAAAGAAATTTGAAGAGCAGACTGCAGGGATGAATCCTGAAGATCTAACGGTTTTTGCCGACCTGATGGGCGGAACGCCTGCCAATGTTGTAAGTCGAATGATTATGGACGGTCAAAAGATTCACCTGATTTCGGGCATGAATTTACCGCTGGTAATTGAATGGCTCAACAGTCAAATGAATGGCATGGAATCGGATTACCTTACCGCCGGTAAGGCCGGTATGGTTGATGTGACTGAAATGTTGGCTAAAATGTAA
- a CDS encoding SLAP domain-containing protein, with the protein MAYNNNQSIKNKGDDNNHHTFNYLSAGVASVAIATGFVGILSCPPRVVSAAVVSSRTSMQKNKAAKAKVNVAKLKAKKKISSYAMKNNQEEPVKVEDQADTKQPIGLKDSDEAVQQSITDITKQEKYFEVNYANGQVARLYVLSPKMFRYYIDPDKKYEEHEQSEAGLNAKILQEDGYGTAGMANTTLAQTEKGWKLATGVIDINFDQTAGTMSVNKGDRVILQETEPVKITAKATTQTLKDDQGSNYFGGGTQNGKFRLTGEAVKIVNTNNWVDQGVASPNPFYWSSKGYGVLRYTFKAGNYDFDTSATGTIATTHNESRFDAIYFFDDSSYDLIHDYQELTGLPALTPIYGFYEAHLNAYNRDYWVEVPANTAGAIKYPDGKYYKEYQPASLPADLKDRAIRETLNGEKGGVDYQFSARAMIDQYLDHDMPIGWFLPNDGYGAGYGQTDSLAGNLQNLADFIDYANSKGVQVGLWTQQNLKPVDPANPKPSDRDFEKEIQAGVTALKTDVAWVGNGYSFGLNGTQTAANMINKIKGDLLRPFIITLDGWSGTQNTGAVWTGDETGGQWEYIRFQIPTYIGSGLSGQPNSASDMDGIFGGKNPVINARDYQWKAFTPIQLNMDGWGYNPKNPFAFDEHTTNINRAYLKQKSMLLPYIYSMAADATFAGKPMVRAMFLDYPDYPEAYTDLVKYQYMWGDNFLIAPIYQNTASDSAGNDIRNGIYLPDKNQIWVDYYTGKEYQGGQVLDNFAAPLWKLPVFVKAGAIIPVADATNTPKEYLALQNQRRFELYPNGTSSFKVYEDDGISAQYKAGKYAQTLVKSELQGSNLTISVAPTQGTYTGIDTNRTTEFDVRTKAAPSSIKVKVGSQDVELRQATDLTDFQNSTNVYLLDQNYLTNSYLKDLGSGLEQTFLRIKLDNTDVSQNGITVTITGVDETANPVNQIPPESTAVAVPTDLIQDTAKTTSSAIAVSWQPVDGSQSYNLKVDGVLHANIKDPQFVLTDLKPATTHTFQVQAVTATATSPWSEEKTFKSNDDVFKNAVKINYDDTVSNITGTSIWQAAQPVKYLFDHDLSTVAHSNWFSSEPKQSATPMTITTHLDGITDLDRFVYVPRSDGGNGTITAMNIQTSVDGIHWLDAGSAANWPRNGESKEIKFAPGTKAYWVRFTIPENGSFNQFVSGQEFLLYQKDGTKPVLPGDINDDGVIDENDVTSLRNYAGETRGKDNDFTGYVEKGDINQNGMIDAFDINYVMTRLGNPPASFGESGQVIPSGKLTIATDKTSYNEGDIITVTVSGSNLKNVNALSARIPYNAEELSFEGVQNGSLTGNMVSFAKDKTHSDGSHDVFVIYSNEGEAPRLTGYGTVAVIKFKALKPLNGKTVALSLVDQMLVNQQAKELEPEDTNPITVKVKVNNSTDSGSNTPGGGTNTPGGGSNPGSNTTPGNTTNNTSGDTGQVNPGDKNQQQPKQKSTQVLKHNAYLYDKDGKKTDETMLKAGSTIVTFGTKIINSRKYYDLGNELYLAAGNVDGTERQLRRNSFIYNKRGQRVGRKVLRRKKKLVTYGSAISIKNKQYYMIGKNKLVKKVNFYK; encoded by the coding sequence ATGGCTTACAATAATAATCAAAGTATTAAGAATAAAGGTGATGATAATAATCATCATACCTTTAATTATTTAAGTGCAGGGGTTGCTTCTGTTGCCATTGCTACTGGATTTGTGGGCATTTTGTCATGCCCGCCGCGGGTAGTCAGTGCAGCAGTGGTCTCAAGCCGCACTAGTATGCAAAAGAACAAAGCAGCTAAAGCTAAGGTTAATGTGGCAAAGCTGAAAGCAAAGAAAAAGATAAGTAGTTACGCGATGAAAAACAACCAAGAAGAACCCGTTAAGGTAGAGGATCAAGCTGATACCAAGCAGCCAATCGGCCTAAAGGATAGTGATGAAGCAGTACAGCAGTCCATTACTGATATTACTAAACAAGAGAAATACTTTGAAGTGAATTATGCTAACGGACAGGTGGCCCGTTTGTATGTCTTAAGTCCAAAAATGTTCCGTTATTATATTGATCCGGACAAAAAATATGAAGAGCATGAGCAATCAGAAGCAGGACTTAATGCTAAAATTCTGCAAGAAGATGGCTATGGCACCGCTGGTATGGCTAATACGACACTTGCTCAGACTGAAAAGGGCTGGAAACTGGCTACCGGTGTAATTGACATTAACTTTGATCAAACAGCCGGTACGATGAGTGTCAATAAAGGTGATCGGGTTATTTTACAAGAAACTGAACCGGTTAAGATTACTGCTAAGGCAACTACCCAGACCTTGAAGGACGATCAAGGTAGTAATTACTTTGGTGGTGGTACCCAGAACGGTAAATTTAGATTGACCGGAGAAGCGGTCAAAATTGTTAACACTAATAACTGGGTTGACCAGGGGGTTGCTTCGCCTAATCCGTTTTATTGGTCCTCTAAAGGGTATGGTGTATTGCGTTACACTTTCAAGGCAGGTAACTACGACTTTGATACTAGCGCAACTGGTACTATTGCTACTACGCATAATGAAAGTCGCTTTGATGCTATTTACTTCTTTGATGATTCTTCTTATGATTTGATTCATGATTACCAAGAGTTAACGGGTTTACCAGCGTTGACGCCGATATATGGTTTTTATGAAGCCCACTTAAATGCCTATAACCGTGATTATTGGGTTGAAGTTCCAGCTAATACAGCTGGTGCGATCAAATATCCTGATGGCAAGTATTATAAGGAATATCAGCCAGCTTCTTTGCCTGCGGATCTGAAGGATCGGGCAATTAGAGAGACCCTGAACGGTGAAAAAGGCGGTGTAGATTATCAATTCAGTGCCCGGGCAATGATTGACCAGTACCTAGACCATGACATGCCAATTGGCTGGTTCTTACCAAACGATGGCTATGGTGCGGGCTATGGTCAGACGGATTCTTTAGCAGGCAATTTGCAGAACCTAGCTGATTTTATCGACTATGCCAACTCAAAAGGAGTACAAGTTGGGCTGTGGACTCAGCAAAATCTTAAGCCAGTTGATCCGGCTAACCCAAAGCCAAGTGATCGTGACTTTGAAAAGGAAATTCAAGCCGGTGTTACTGCGCTAAAAACAGACGTTGCATGGGTAGGTAATGGCTATTCCTTTGGATTGAATGGTACCCAAACTGCAGCTAACATGATTAATAAAATCAAGGGTGATCTCTTGCGACCATTCATTATTACGTTAGATGGTTGGTCAGGAACGCAAAATACCGGTGCGGTTTGGACCGGAGATGAAACTGGTGGTCAATGGGAATATATTCGTTTCCAAATTCCTACCTATATTGGTTCGGGTCTGTCAGGACAGCCGAATTCGGCTTCTGATATGGACGGTATTTTTGGTGGCAAGAACCCGGTTATTAATGCGCGGGATTACCAATGGAAAGCCTTTACCCCGATCCAATTAAACATGGATGGCTGGGGCTATAACCCGAAGAACCCGTTTGCTTTTGATGAGCATACGACGAATATTAACCGGGCCTACTTAAAGCAAAAATCAATGCTGCTACCGTATATTTACAGTATGGCCGCTGATGCGACTTTTGCTGGTAAGCCGATGGTGCGAGCAATGTTCTTGGACTATCCAGATTATCCTGAAGCATATACAGACTTAGTTAAGTACCAATACATGTGGGGTGATAACTTCTTGATTGCTCCAATTTATCAAAATACTGCAAGTGATAGTGCCGGAAATGATATTCGGAATGGAATTTATTTACCAGATAAAAACCAAATTTGGGTTGATTACTACACTGGTAAAGAATATCAGGGTGGTCAAGTACTTGATAATTTTGCGGCGCCATTATGGAAACTACCTGTCTTTGTTAAAGCAGGAGCGATTATTCCAGTAGCAGATGCAACTAATACGCCTAAAGAATATCTGGCACTGCAAAATCAGCGCCGCTTTGAACTATATCCTAATGGTACCAGTAGCTTTAAAGTCTACGAAGATGATGGTATTTCAGCTCAGTACAAGGCCGGAAAATATGCTCAAACGCTAGTTAAGAGTGAACTTCAGGGTTCAAACTTGACGATCAGTGTTGCTCCGACCCAGGGGACATATACGGGCATTGATACTAATAGAACGACTGAATTTGATGTTAGGACTAAGGCAGCCCCATCCTCAATTAAGGTTAAAGTTGGCTCACAGGACGTTGAATTACGGCAAGCAACCGATCTGACGGATTTCCAGAATTCTACTAATGTGTATTTGCTAGATCAAAATTACCTGACCAACTCCTACTTAAAAGACCTGGGTAGTGGTCTTGAGCAGACTTTTTTGCGGATCAAGCTGGACAATACCGATGTTAGTCAAAATGGTATTACCGTCACTATTACAGGCGTTGACGAAACGGCTAATCCAGTGAATCAGATTCCGCCTGAAAGCACGGCAGTTGCTGTACCAACTGACTTGATCCAGGATACTGCTAAGACTACGTCATCTGCGATTGCGGTATCGTGGCAGCCAGTTGATGGTAGTCAAAGTTACAATCTTAAGGTAGATGGCGTTCTGCATGCCAATATTAAAGATCCGCAATTTGTTTTGACTGATCTTAAACCGGCAACTACGCATACGTTCCAAGTTCAGGCGGTAACAGCAACTGCTACATCTCCATGGAGTGAAGAAAAAACCTTTAAATCAAATGATGATGTGTTTAAGAATGCGGTTAAAATTAACTACGATGACACCGTTTCTAATATTACCGGCACTAGTATCTGGCAAGCTGCGCAACCGGTTAAATATCTTTTTGATCACGACCTAAGTACGGTTGCCCACTCGAACTGGTTTTCTTCGGAGCCTAAGCAGTCTGCCACACCAATGACAATTACTACACACTTAGATGGAATTACAGATTTAGATCGTTTTGTCTATGTTCCTCGTTCCGATGGTGGAAATGGCACAATTACAGCCATGAATATTCAGACGAGTGTGGATGGTATTCACTGGCTGGATGCAGGTAGTGCAGCTAATTGGCCTAGAAACGGCGAAAGTAAGGAAATCAAGTTTGCACCAGGGACCAAGGCATACTGGGTGAGATTTACAATTCCGGAAAACGGATCGTTCAACCAGTTTGTTTCGGGACAAGAGTTTTTGCTTTATCAAAAAGATGGAACTAAGCCGGTTCTTCCCGGTGATATCAATGACGATGGTGTCATTGATGAAAATGATGTAACGTCGTTACGTAACTACGCGGGTGAGACTCGTGGCAAGGACAATGATTTTACTGGTTATGTGGAAAAAGGTGATATTAACCAGAACGGTATGATTGATGCCTTTGATATTAACTATGTGATGACTCGCCTGGGCAATCCACCAGCAAGTTTTGGCGAAAGTGGTCAAGTTATTCCTTCAGGTAAATTAACAATTGCTACCGATAAGACGTCCTACAATGAGGGCGATATAATCACGGTAACAGTTAGTGGTAGTAACCTGAAAAATGTTAATGCATTGTCAGCCAGAATACCGTATAACGCTGAAGAACTCTCATTTGAAGGTGTTCAAAATGGTAGCTTAACAGGCAATATGGTTAGCTTTGCAAAGGATAAGACCCATTCGGATGGCAGCCACGATGTCTTTGTTATTTATAGCAATGAGGGTGAGGCCCCACGTCTAACTGGGTATGGCACTGTTGCTGTAATCAAGTTCAAGGCCTTGAAGCCACTCAATGGGAAGACAGTTGCCCTATCGTTGGTGGACCAAATGCTAGTCAACCAACAAGCAAAGGAACTTGAACCAGAAGATACGAATCCAATCACGGTTAAAGTGAAGGTTAATAATTCTACTGATAGTGGTTCTAACACGCCGGGCGGAGGAACTAATACGCCGGGCGGAGGCTCTAATCCGGGTAGCAATACTACTCCAGGGAACACTACCAATAATACATCAGGTGATACTGGCCAGGTTAACCCTGGTGACAAGAATCAGCAGCAACCAAAACAAAAGTCTACCCAAGTTTTGAAGCACAATGCATACTTGTATGACAAAGATGGTAAAAAAACGGACGAAACAATGCTGAAAGCTGGGTCAACAATTGTCACTTTTGGGACTAAGATTATTAATAGCAGGAAGTATTATGATTTGGGCAATGAACTTTATCTGGCTGCTGGTAATGTTGATGGTACAGAACGGCAACTGCGTCGCAATTCATTTATCTATAACAAACGGGGGCAGCGCGTTGGCAGAAAGGTTTTACGCCGCAAAAAGAAGTTGGTGACATACGGTAGTGCGATTTCGATCAAAAATAAGCAGTACTACATGATTGGTAAAAATAAATTAGTCAAAAAAGTAAACTTTTACAAATAG
- a CDS encoding tagatose 1,6-diphosphate aldolase, whose amino-acid sequence MRTISAKVAKHMENLSTKDGIISALAIDQRGSLKTMLADAANKPADETTIVDFKKAVSSELTPYASSILTDPEYGLPATKVRDKNCGLLLSYEKTGYDVTEPGRMPDLIADQSGLRIKNEDGDAIKFLVYYDPDEDQAINDKKQAFVERVGAEAKANDLPLFLEVLTYDAQIADAKSEEFAKVKANKVLQTMKEFSQPQYGVTVLKVEVPFNLSYVEGFNGTNNVVYTQAEAKELLKKQSAATDLPYIFLSAGVTSAEFIAEIKLAEEVGADFNGVLCGRATWKPAIKPFAAESEAAGRKWLATQGKENIENLNAALKGAKSWREKLKVQ is encoded by the coding sequence ATGAGAACAATTTCTGCCAAAGTTGCAAAACACATGGAAAATTTGTCGACTAAAGACGGAATCATCAGTGCCCTAGCGATTGATCAGCGTGGATCACTGAAGACTATGCTTGCAGATGCAGCTAATAAACCAGCAGATGAAACTACTATTGTTGATTTCAAGAAGGCCGTTTCAAGCGAATTAACCCCCTACGCCTCATCGATACTGACTGATCCAGAATATGGTCTGCCAGCCACTAAGGTTAGAGACAAGAACTGTGGTTTGTTACTTTCTTATGAAAAGACGGGCTATGATGTAACTGAACCTGGTCGGATGCCTGACCTTATTGCCGACCAGTCAGGTCTGCGGATTAAAAATGAGGATGGCGATGCGATTAAGTTTTTGGTCTACTATGACCCAGATGAAGATCAGGCGATTAATGACAAAAAGCAAGCATTCGTTGAAAGAGTTGGTGCTGAAGCCAAAGCAAATGACCTGCCATTGTTTTTGGAAGTTTTGACTTATGATGCACAAATTGCTGATGCCAAGAGCGAAGAATTTGCTAAAGTTAAGGCCAACAAGGTTTTACAAACGATGAAGGAATTTTCTCAACCGCAATATGGAGTTACCGTCTTAAAGGTGGAAGTGCCCTTTAACCTGAGCTATGTGGAAGGTTTCAATGGTACCAATAACGTTGTTTATACTCAAGCTGAAGCTAAAGAGCTTTTAAAAAAGCAATCAGCAGCAACTGATTTGCCTTATATCTTTTTATCAGCAGGGGTAACGAGCGCAGAATTTATCGCTGAGATCAAGCTGGCTGAGGAAGTTGGAGCTGACTTCAATGGGGTCCTTTGTGGTCGTGCTACTTGGAAGCCAGCAATTAAACCGTTTGCTGCTGAGAGTGAAGCAGCTGGTCGCAAGTGGCTAGCAACCCAGGGTAAGGAAAACATTGAGAATCTCAATGCAGCACTTAAAGGCGCAAAATCATGGCGTGAAAAGTTGAAGGTTCAATAA
- a CDS encoding MurR/RpiR family transcriptional regulator, with protein sequence MPTKELSSTELHLWNIVENNPNKIANMSIVKLSQFASVSTATIVRTMQKMGYSGYTSYREALKLKSKANSTFSVLNDADDKIRSVITKNEIEMNNTLHNLSYSTIEDSISLTKQAKIVYVFARGLSESIASEIMVKLQLTGKYCEFHSDPNIIKTIARKIKPDALAIFITLNGETEELVAAAKILEKNDIPILTFTTNSSAGIIPFSTLTFIGYQSKTNYFPEYEVRSRLPLQIMTRIFCDAYSVRSDFYKHK encoded by the coding sequence ATGCCAACTAAAGAACTTAGCTCAACCGAATTGCATCTGTGGAATATCGTTGAGAACAATCCTAACAAGATTGCCAATATGTCAATTGTCAAACTAAGCCAATTTGCCAGTGTTTCGACCGCCACAATTGTCCGCACAATGCAAAAAATGGGCTACAGCGGCTATACTTCGTACCGCGAAGCCCTGAAGCTTAAGAGTAAAGCTAATTCAACCTTTAGCGTTTTAAATGATGCCGATGACAAAATTCGCAGTGTTATTACCAAAAACGAAATTGAGATGAATAACACATTACACAATTTGAGCTACAGCACTATTGAAGATAGCATTTCGCTAACGAAACAAGCCAAAATTGTTTACGTCTTTGCGCGCGGTCTGTCAGAATCAATTGCCAGTGAAATAATGGTCAAATTACAGTTAACCGGCAAGTATTGTGAGTTTCACTCTGACCCTAACATCATCAAAACTATTGCCAGAAAGATTAAGCCAGACGCCTTGGCAATTTTCATTACACTCAACGGTGAAACTGAGGAATTAGTTGCTGCAGCTAAAATACTGGAAAAAAACGATATTCCGATTTTAACCTTTACCACTAATTCTTCTGCCGGCATTATCCCCTTTTCCACCCTTACCTTTATTGGCTACCAATCCAAGACCAATTATTTTCCTGAGTATGAAGTTCGATCACGTTTACCCTTGCAGATTATGACCCGCATCTTTTGTGACGCCTATTCTGTGCGGTCTGACTTTTACAAACACAAGTAA
- the pfkB gene encoding 1-phosphofructokinase: MIYTVTLNPAIDLVIVTKKLEPRVVNRTESSELQPNGKGVNVSFILKKLGIESVATGIGGGFTLDYITAGLEQKKIQTNFFKVDEPSRVNVFTNVLDQDTEYKEVNPGPKIGQKPQEQFLAYLTATLKEDDVVVVSGSFSSGIKPAILTKIAQISHDQRAKLVIDSSYLEVMDTLPYHPFLIKPNDAELASFFKFKGKLTKAKTVELAERLVEAGCSNVLVSLGAQGAALVNRNQVLFANAPKIKVVNSACAGDTMLGTFIAFLEKKKPVEEALKVAVAAGSDTASRVGLTDFELDVLLTQVMIKEGKR, encoded by the coding sequence TTGATTTATACAGTAACCTTAAATCCTGCAATTGATTTAGTAATTGTAACAAAAAAGCTGGAACCAAGGGTTGTTAATCGAACGGAAAGTTCAGAATTACAACCCAACGGTAAAGGCGTCAATGTTTCATTTATCTTAAAGAAACTGGGGATTGAAAGTGTCGCCACCGGAATAGGCGGGGGTTTTACCCTAGACTACATTACGGCTGGTCTTGAACAAAAGAAAATTCAAACAAACTTTTTTAAAGTTGATGAACCAAGTAGGGTAAATGTCTTTACCAATGTGCTTGACCAAGATACGGAGTACAAGGAAGTCAATCCGGGTCCAAAGATTGGCCAAAAACCGCAGGAGCAATTTTTGGCCTACTTGACGGCAACCTTGAAAGAAGACGATGTTGTGGTGGTTTCAGGTAGCTTTTCAAGTGGAATTAAGCCCGCTATTTTGACTAAAATAGCGCAAATCAGCCATGACCAAAGGGCTAAGTTGGTGATTGATAGTAGTTATCTGGAAGTAATGGATACATTACCTTATCACCCGTTTTTAATTAAGCCAAATGATGCTGAATTGGCTTCTTTCTTTAAGTTCAAAGGAAAGCTGACAAAAGCCAAGACGGTTGAACTAGCTGAGCGGTTAGTTGAAGCTGGTTGTAGTAATGTTTTAGTTTCTTTAGGAGCGCAGGGGGCCGCCTTAGTCAATCGCAACCAAGTCCTCTTTGCCAATGCACCAAAGATTAAGGTGGTCAATTCGGCGTGCGCGGGTGACACAATGTTGGGTACTTTTATTGCCTTTTTAGAAAAGAAAAAACCAGTTGAAGAAGCGCTCAAGGTTGCAGTTGCCGCAGGAAGCGACACCGCTAGCCGAGTGGGTTTGACTGATTTTGAATTAGACGTCTTACTAACACAAGTGATGATTAAAGAAGGGAAAAGATAA